From Quercus lobata isolate SW786 chromosome 1, ValleyOak3.0 Primary Assembly, whole genome shotgun sequence, one genomic window encodes:
- the LOC115982854 gene encoding uncharacterized protein LOC115982854: protein MQIAIALATCTPPPLSYVMARILTQTLLQQLCIRNCKQSPALILKSPTNTNTHTHSRLFFSSSSSIEIDHLGGAASSSDGEFEALALKRLDDLIHGIIVQKSTPDWLPFVPGSSFWVPPRPNFLDLVTNLSHHHHHPPPHSLSFSTSRGWPCSSTFFLPNHHEEGSAQPNEDLERKESAETEMEVDIEVKVSDDTSRSENEED, encoded by the exons atgcaaattgcaatTGCACTTGCAACTTGCACCCCCCCTCCGTTAAGTTATGTGATGGCCCGAATCCTAACTCAAACCCTACTACAACAACTCTGCATTCGCAATTGCAAACAATCTCCAGCTCTGATTCTCAAATCcccaacaaacacaaacacacatacacatagtAGGTTGTTTTTCTCTAGCAGCAGCAGCATCGAGATCGACCACCTAGGCGGTGCTGCTTCATCATCCGACGGTGAATTCGAGGCCTTGGCTCTGAAGAGGCTTGACGACTTGATCCACGGTATCATTGTCCAGAAGTCTACTCCCGATTGGCTCCCCTTCGTCCCTGGTTCCTCTTTCTGGGTCCCACCCAGACCCAACTTTCTTGATTTGGTTACCAACCTctcccatcatcatcatcatcctcctcctcactctctctccttctccaCTTCCCGTGGTTGGCCTTGCTCCTCCACTTTCTTCCTCCCCAATCATCATG AGGAAGGATCCGCTCAACCAAATGAGGATTTGGAGAGGAAGGAGTCAGCAGAGACAGAGATGGAGGTAGACATAGAGGTGAAGGTTTCAGATGACACATCGCGATCTGAGAATGAGGAAGACTGA
- the LOC115982864 gene encoding SNF1-related protein kinase regulatory subunit beta-3, translating to MNNQYGEEHDEATVAGFEVPDSPDSSYNNAYPGNEDEARDPPVVPTHLQNTLLSYPASRDAAGTIPLPQNVILNHLYIENREAPRSVVALGFTHRFRQKFVTVVLYKPVHRRGSTSA from the exons ATGAACAACCAGTATGGTGAAGAGCAT GATGAAGCAACTGTTGCGGGATTCGAAGTTCCAGACTCACCAGATTCAAGTTACAACAATGCGTACCCTGGTAATGAAGATGAGGCGCGGGACCCACCTGTTGTCCCTACACATCTGCAAAACACCTTGCTTAGCTACCCAGCAAGCAGAGATGCTGCTGGAACTATTCCATTACCACAGAATGTGATTCTCAACCATCTTTACATTGAGAACAGGGAAGCCCCACGATCGGTAGTGGCTCTCGGTTTCACTCACCGTTTCCGTCAAAAATTTGTTACAGTTGTGCTTTACAAACCAGTTCATAGAAGGGGAAGTACAAGTGCTTGA